The following coding sequences lie in one Streptomyces venezuelae genomic window:
- a CDS encoding UPF0182 family protein: MPDRGGGPTGPRIRVGRPSRRVRTLLMTLGVLAVLAMAFVMFSGFWTDWLWYRSVNYSSVFTTTLWTKIGLFFVFGLLMAAAVGVNIWLAHRLRPPLSAMSMEQQSLDRYRMGIAPYKKWLLIGVTALVGLIAGASAAGQWRTWLLWVNGVSFGQKDPQFHMDVSFFAFDLPWYRFLLGFGFAATVLSLVAAALTHYLYGGLRITSPGARATAAATGHLSVLLGVFVSLKAIAYWLDRYGLAVKSSDFKATGNWTGLRYVDANAYLPAKTILFCIAVICAILFFATLWRRTWQLPVIGFGLMVLSAILIGGLYPAIVQKFQVQPNEQAKEAPYIEKNIEATRDAYGINGVKPEEYKGAGKVDEDPKKKRENADTAANYRLNDPNIVSPTFQQLEQERSYYQFPKTLDVDRYNGQDTIVGLREIDVNKLDKRNWINDHFAYTHGYGMVAAKGTETKKGSKGAPAFTESGLPTNGELGEYEQRIYYGEKTTQYSIVGGPQKELDYEENGGGQKTYSYKGDSGVNLSNPINRAAYAVSFGEPQILYSGAIGDGSRILYNRTPKERVEAVAPWLTIDGDVYPTVVDGRIQWVVDAYTTSNGYPYASRTTLGDTTADSLSQADSQRTVIAQQNQVNYIRNSVKATVDAYTGDVKLYTWDEKDPVLKTWKKAFPGTVKDKSEIPPKLMDHLRYPQDMFKVQRELLTKYHVTDPGQFYNASDAWQVPNDPTKKDDSAVPPYYLSMKSPGQTQQQFSLTTTFTPSERPNLRAFMTVDADARSKNYGKMQLLRVQGDVDGPEQVQNKLNSMTEVGNFVRDMKGADSDVLYGNLLTVPLDDGFLYVEPVYVQGRKSAYPLLKKVAVSYGTETAFADTLGEGLNQVFSTEGATKPPADQDGDEPTKPPKTNDPTVQAALDDAQTAFEDGEKAMKEGDWKKYGEAQDRLQEALERAEEASQKAADKKDADKGADKDAGQKGDRTG; this comes from the coding sequence ATGCCGGACCGCGGCGGAGGCCCGACGGGGCCACGGATCAGAGTGGGCCGACCCTCCCGGCGCGTCCGGACCCTGCTCATGACACTGGGGGTCCTTGCCGTTCTGGCCATGGCCTTCGTCATGTTCTCCGGGTTCTGGACGGACTGGCTGTGGTATCGATCGGTCAACTATTCGTCGGTCTTCACGACGACCCTGTGGACCAAGATCGGCCTGTTCTTCGTCTTCGGCCTGCTCATGGCGGCCGCAGTCGGCGTGAACATCTGGCTGGCGCACCGGCTGCGCCCGCCGCTGAGCGCCATGTCGATGGAGCAGCAGAGCCTCGACCGGTACCGCATGGGAATCGCCCCCTACAAGAAGTGGCTCCTCATCGGGGTCACCGCTCTGGTGGGGCTGATCGCGGGCGCGTCCGCCGCCGGACAGTGGCGCACGTGGCTCCTGTGGGTCAATGGCGTGTCCTTCGGCCAGAAGGACCCGCAGTTCCACATGGACGTGTCGTTCTTCGCGTTCGACCTGCCCTGGTACCGCTTCCTGCTCGGCTTCGGCTTCGCGGCGACGGTGCTCTCCCTGGTCGCCGCCGCCCTGACGCACTACCTGTACGGCGGGCTGCGGATCACCAGCCCCGGCGCGCGCGCGACCGCGGCGGCCACCGGTCACCTGTCGGTGCTGCTCGGCGTCTTCGTGTCGCTGAAGGCCATCGCGTACTGGCTCGACCGGTACGGCCTCGCGGTGAAGTCCAGCGACTTCAAGGCGACCGGTAACTGGACGGGCCTGCGGTACGTCGACGCGAACGCGTACCTGCCGGCGAAGACGATCCTGTTCTGCATCGCCGTCATCTGCGCGATCCTCTTCTTCGCGACGCTCTGGCGGCGCACCTGGCAGCTGCCCGTGATCGGCTTCGGCCTCATGGTGCTCTCGGCGATCCTCATCGGCGGGCTCTACCCCGCGATCGTCCAGAAGTTCCAGGTCCAGCCGAACGAGCAGGCCAAGGAAGCCCCGTACATCGAGAAGAACATCGAGGCCACCCGCGACGCCTACGGCATCAACGGTGTGAAGCCCGAGGAGTACAAGGGCGCGGGCAAGGTCGACGAGGACCCGAAGAAGAAGCGCGAGAACGCGGACACGGCGGCCAACTACCGCCTGAACGACCCGAACATCGTCTCGCCGACCTTCCAGCAGCTGGAGCAGGAGCGCAGCTACTACCAGTTCCCGAAGACGCTGGACGTGGACCGCTACAACGGCCAGGACACCATCGTCGGCCTGCGCGAGATCGACGTGAACAAGCTCGACAAGCGCAACTGGATCAACGACCACTTCGCCTACACGCACGGCTACGGAATGGTCGCCGCCAAGGGCACGGAGACGAAGAAGGGCTCCAAGGGCGCCCCGGCGTTCACCGAGTCCGGTCTGCCGACCAACGGCGAGCTCGGTGAGTACGAGCAGCGGATCTACTACGGCGAGAAGACCACGCAGTACTCGATCGTGGGCGGGCCCCAGAAGGAGCTCGACTACGAGGAGAACGGCGGCGGTCAGAAAACGTACAGCTACAAGGGCGACAGCGGCGTCAACCTCTCCAACCCGATCAACCGCGCGGCGTACGCGGTGTCGTTCGGAGAGCCGCAGATCCTCTACTCCGGAGCCATCGGCGACGGTTCGCGGATCCTGTACAACCGCACGCCCAAGGAGCGCGTCGAGGCGGTCGCCCCGTGGCTGACCATCGACGGCGACGTCTACCCGACGGTGGTCGACGGCCGCATCCAGTGGGTGGTCGACGCCTACACCACGAGCAACGGCTATCCGTACGCCTCGCGGACGACGCTCGGCGACACCACGGCGGACTCCCTGTCGCAGGCCGACAGCCAGCGCACGGTGATCGCCCAGCAGAACCAGGTCAACTACATCCGGAACTCGGTGAAGGCGACCGTCGACGCGTACACCGGTGACGTCAAGCTCTACACCTGGGACGAGAAGGACCCGGTCCTGAAGACCTGGAAGAAGGCGTTCCCGGGGACCGTCAAGGACAAGAGCGAGATCCCGCCGAAGCTCATGGACCACCTGCGCTACCCGCAGGACATGTTCAAGGTGCAGCGCGAACTGCTGACGAAGTACCACGTCACGGACCCCGGCCAGTTCTACAACGCGAGTGACGCCTGGCAGGTGCCGAACGACCCGACGAAGAAGGACGACAGCGCGGTCCCGCCGTACTACCTGTCCATGAAGTCGCCGGGCCAGACGCAGCAGCAGTTCTCCCTGACGACGACGTTCACGCCGAGCGAGCGGCCCAACCTACGGGCGTTCATGACGGTCGACGCCGACGCCAGAAGCAAGAACTACGGCAAGATGCAGCTGCTCAGAGTCCAGGGCGACGTCGACGGCCCGGAACAGGTGCAGAACAAGCTGAACTCCATGACGGAGGTCGGCAACTTCGTCCGTGACATGAAGGGCGCCGACTCCGACGTCCTCTACGGCAATCTGCTGACCGTGCCACTGGACGACGGCTTCCTGTACGTCGAACCCGTCTACGTACAGGGACGCAAGTCGGCGTATCCCCTTCTGAAGAAGGTCGCCGTGTCGTACGGCACGGAGACCGCCTTCGCGGACACCCTCGGTGAGGGCCTGAACCAGGTCTTCAGTACGGAGGGGGCCACCAAGCCACCGGCCGACCAGGACGGCGACGAGCCGACCAAGCCACCGAAGACGAACGATCCGACGGTGCAGGCGGCCCTCGACGACGCGCAGACGGCGTTCGAGGACGGCGAGAAGGCCATGAAGGAAGGCGACTGGAAGAAGTACGGCGAGGCGCAGGACCGCCTTCAGGAGGCCCTGGAGAGGGCCGAGGAGGCCTCGCAGAAGGCCGCCGACAAGAAGGATGCGGACAAAGGCGCGGACAAGGACGCAGGTCAGAAGGGGGACCGCACCGGCTAG
- a CDS encoding PDZ domain-containing protein: MPRRTATMLASTLMLIALLCAGVLIKVPYSEMSPGPTVNTLGDHDGEPVLQISGRKTYPTTGHLNMTTVRVTSADYNMNLAEAVYGWLAHDNIVVPHDTLYPNGKTEQQSSQENAEEFSESQESAKVAALRQLKIPVKSQVIVSTVFKGDPAEGKLHAGDVIKKVDGKPVKEMTDVAKLVTEHKPGEPVTFTVVPVKVAAAAEKAGKEPTQTEEIKITTKAAEGDPDHAVVGIKAGTDHTYPFTIDIKLADVGGPSAGLMFALGIVDKLTPEDLTGGNFVAGTGTIEVDGKVGPIGGIEMKTVGAREKGAEYFLTPKGNCAAAASDVPDGLKLVKVDTIADAVKSLEKIRKGDTADLPKCTTS; encoded by the coding sequence ATGCCACGCCGCACCGCGACGATGCTCGCCTCCACCTTGATGCTGATCGCGCTGCTCTGCGCCGGAGTGCTCATCAAAGTGCCGTATTCGGAGATGTCCCCCGGCCCCACGGTGAACACCCTCGGCGACCACGACGGCGAGCCGGTGCTGCAGATCTCCGGACGCAAGACCTACCCGACGACCGGTCACCTCAACATGACGACGGTCAGGGTCACCAGCGCCGACTACAACATGAACCTCGCGGAGGCCGTCTACGGCTGGCTGGCGCACGACAACATCGTGGTGCCGCACGACACGCTGTACCCGAACGGCAAGACCGAACAGCAGTCCTCCCAGGAGAACGCCGAGGAATTCAGCGAGTCCCAGGAGAGCGCCAAGGTCGCGGCCCTGCGGCAGCTGAAGATCCCGGTGAAGTCCCAGGTCATCGTCTCCACCGTCTTCAAGGGCGACCCGGCGGAGGGCAAGCTGCACGCCGGCGACGTCATCAAGAAGGTGGACGGCAAGCCCGTCAAGGAGATGACGGACGTCGCGAAACTCGTCACGGAGCACAAGCCCGGCGAGCCCGTCACGTTCACCGTCGTGCCGGTCAAGGTCGCGGCAGCCGCCGAGAAGGCCGGCAAGGAGCCGACCCAGACCGAGGAGATCAAGATCACGACGAAGGCCGCGGAGGGCGACCCCGACCACGCCGTCGTCGGCATCAAGGCGGGCACCGACCACACGTACCCGTTCACGATCGACATCAAGCTGGCCGACGTGGGCGGCCCCAGCGCCGGCCTGATGTTCGCCCTCGGCATCGTCGACAAGCTCACCCCCGAGGACCTCACCGGCGGCAACTTCGTGGCCGGCACCGGCACCATCGAGGTCGACGGCAAGGTCGGCCCCATCGGAGGCATCGAGATGAAGACCGTCGGCGCGCGCGAGAAGGGCGCCGAGTACTTCCTCACGCCCAAGGGCAACTGCGCGGCCGCGGCGAGCGACGTCCCCGACGGCCTGAAGCTCGTCAAGGTGGACACCATCGCCGACGCCGTGAAGTCCCTGGAGAAGATCCGCAAGGGCGACACGGCCGACCTGCCGAAGTGCACCACGAGCTGA
- a CDS encoding PPA1309 family protein: MSNTPMAASPLTRAVLEIDEYVSGLGWDRPARLFALVDTARLRTQEPGLASQLGLDDGVEHAGYTPIEQEEIPADKPLDEFLGTIAWPDAVAGCALTVERMMLPPSAEASVPDGLGDAQLAKWVAEHPDRQEVRMTVAVLRDGARESALRLREKDSPTEVLTGSDLVPGLAEALSATFA, translated from the coding sequence ATGTCCAACACTCCCATGGCAGCGAGCCCCCTCACTCGGGCGGTCCTCGAGATCGACGAGTACGTATCCGGCCTCGGCTGGGACCGGCCCGCCCGCCTCTTCGCGCTGGTCGACACGGCGCGACTGCGCACCCAGGAACCCGGCCTCGCCTCCCAGCTCGGCCTCGACGACGGCGTGGAGCACGCCGGCTACACCCCCATCGAGCAGGAGGAGATTCCCGCGGACAAGCCGCTGGACGAATTCCTCGGCACCATCGCCTGGCCGGACGCGGTGGCGGGCTGCGCCCTCACGGTGGAGCGCATGATGCTGCCGCCGTCCGCGGAGGCGTCGGTCCCCGACGGTCTCGGCGATGCCCAGCTCGCGAAGTGGGTGGCCGAGCACCCCGACCGTCAGGAGGTCCGCATGACGGTCGCGGTGCTCCGTGACGGTGCGCGCGAGTCCGCGCTGCGGCTGCGCGAGAAGGACTCGCCGACCGAGGTCCTCACCGGCTCGGACCTGGTGCCCGGCCTGGCCGAGGCGCTTTCGGCGACGTTCGCCTAG